In Hippocampus zosterae strain Florida chromosome 3, ASM2543408v3, whole genome shotgun sequence, a genomic segment contains:
- the incenp gene encoding inner centromere protein A has translation MSTVKSSLQSLMKMFVVKTQDFLNDIDNVHMVWLEEIQQEANLMFSRDFNSEPELMPKTPSQKKNSRRKRVSVGRQEEVRRRFSKSRRSNLRGSSVKPLNFISEEAIADDSAAESSTGTRPKRSTRKTKQTRAAITEDVNQLSHIISDTVDACNKKPELVEDEGVAKNSELDNADVQLDESCHASHSPVAIPSPDVVVSIPALERLSAEEAIQPKADPGRSAAKIAIAGKGRSSRRSSMRCSLKVRHSLGGLRHSMMQESRRRTSRQSMLKKKAARKANSSRSSDIDPTSSCESMEEADEVALELVTANPEAAATDASDSPQTTVSEQPCLARITRSVAANSPKLAPPSLFTPERNNLQTVDTEQSPPASQRSTTSIKRKAPYTTAESPIKRFSPPKKSQSALRPNMKSFLHTVQKNQMLMMTPNSFSRNTVVKSFIKHATPLKIDPKMSMNVVAKERQKLEALKKKQEQEEERMRKMEEEKKKKQEEFKRKRDERLRKVFEAKVKEELREEEKKKKIEQKMAHIDEKNDKRQAAEMAKKRTAMKRQEELEQKRKLEEETKRKKIQQAEEEKRQQELLAKKAKEEELKVKKLAEARRALELKKEQERERELERERLAAAERERDEREKALALQRELERAAREKERKELEEKRKQEEQQKLAAEEKAIKDKEAAAKQAANAKTAVALNVTVDIEHSVMKTPTAKGGFGGGLNVTVDIEKSPQSYSITPKGGNKTVTLSKNSENYGMDQNSDDSTDDESAPRKPIPSWAEGNNLQQIIIKQYFNPPDFDAFFGTIEPPKLENLFYKSKPRYFKRTSSAVWHSPPNANKH, from the exons ATGAGCACTGTAAAATCGTCTTTGCAGTCTCTGATGAAGATGTTTGTGGTTAAAACACAAGATTTTTTGAATGACATTGACAATGTCCACATGGTTTGGCTTGAGGAGATCCAACAAGAGGCCAACCTCATGTTCTCAAG GGACTTTAATTCTGAACCAGAGTTGATGCCCAAAACGCCATCACAAAAGAAGAATAGTCGCCGGAAGCGCGTGTCTGTTGGCCGACAGGAAGAAGTCAGGCGAAG GTTCTCAAAGAGTCGCCGTAGTAATCTTCGCGGCTCCTCTGTCAAGCCACTGAACTTCATTTCTGAAGAAGCCATTGCAGATGATTCCGCAGCTGAAAGCAGCACCGGCACGCGGCCAAAACGCTCTACtcgcaaaaccaaacaaaccagGGCAGCGATTACGGAGGATGTGAACCAGCTTTCCCATATAATCTCTGACACTGTAGATGCTTGTAATAAAAAGCCAGAGCTTGTTGAGGATGAAGGCGTGGCTAAAAATAGCGAGTTGGACAACGCAGACGTCCAGCTGGATGAGTCATGCCACGCTAGCCATTCTCCTGTTGCGATACCATCACCTGACGTGGTCGTCAGCATCCCTGCATTGGAGCGTTTGTCTGCTGAGGAAGCGATACAGCCCAAAGCCGATCCTGGACGCTCCGCTGCCAAAATTGCAATTGCCGGGAAGGGCAGAAGCTCACGGCGGAGCTCTATGAGGTGCTCGTTGAAGGTGCGGCACTCCCTAGGCGGTTTGCGGCACAGCATGATGCAGGAGTCTCGGCGCCGTACCTCCCGGCAATCCATGCTGAAGAAGAAGGCAGCTCGCAAGGCCAACTCATCACGTAGCAGCGACATTGACC CCACTTCGTCCTGTGAATCCATGGAAGAGGCGGACGAAGT AGCATTAGAACTCGTGACTGCAAATCCAGAAGCTGCTGCAACTGATGCTTCAGATTCTCCTCAG ACAACCGTGAGTGAGCAGCCATGCTTGGCACGCATCACTCGTTCTGTGGCGGCAAATTCTCCAAAACTGGCCCCGCCTTCGCTGTTTACCCCTGAGAGGAACAATCTACAAAcgg TAGACACAGAACAGTCTCCACCGGCCAGTCAAAG GTCAACTACTAGCATCAAGCGCAAAGCACCCTACACAACGGCGGAAAGCCCTATAAAGAGGTTCTCACCTCCCAAGAAGAGTCAGAGT GCTCTCAGACCGAACATGAAATCATTTCTTCACACTGTTCAGAAGAATCAGATGTTGATGATGACTCCGAATTCCTTCAGCCGGAACACTGTAGTCAAGTCCTTCATTAAACACGCCACCCCTCTGAAGATTGATCCAAAG ATGAGCATGAATGTAGTG GCAAAAGAGCGGCAAAAGTTGGAAGCACTTAAAAAGAAGCAGGAACAGGAAGAGGAGCGAATGAggaagatggaggaggagaagaaaaagaaacaagaggAATTCAAACG GAAGCGGGATGAGAGGCTAAGAAAGGTGTTTGAGGCCAAAGTGAAAGAAGAGCtgagggaagaagaaaaaaagaagaagattgAGCAAAAAATGGCCCACATTGATGAGAAAAATGATAAG CGTCAGGCGGCAGAGATGGCCAAAAAAAGAACTGCCATGAAACGTCAGGAAGAACTTGAACAGAAACGAAAGCTGGAAGAAGAAACTAAAAGGAAGAAGATTCAACAAGCG gaggaggagaagcgccAACAAGAATTGCTGGCAAAGAAGGCCAAGGAGGAGGAATTAAAAGTCAAGAAGCTGGCAGAAGCTCGCAGAGCTTTGGAGCTGAAAAAAGAGCAGGAGCGGGAGAGGGAGCTGGAGAGAGAACGCCTCGCTGCTGCAGAAAG GGAGCGAGACGAAAGAGAGAAGGCTCTCGCTCTGCAGCGGGAACTGGAAAGAGCAGCTCGAGAGAAGGAGCGAAAAGAACTGGAGGAGAAACGAAAACAG GAGGAGCAGCAAAAATTAGCCGCAGAGGAAAAGGCTATTAAAGACAAAGAGGCTGCTGCCAAACAAGCTGCTAATGCAAAG ACCGCCGTTGCCCTCAATGTAACTGTGGATATCGAG cattCTGTGATGAAAACGCCTACAGCAAAAGGCGGCTTCGGCGGCGGCCTCAACGTCACTGTGGATATTGAG AAATCACCACAGTCATATTCCATCACTCCAAAGGGTGGCAACAAAACTGTGACTTTGTCCAAAAACTCAGAAAACTATGGAATGGACCAAAACAGTGACGATTCCACTGATGATGAGTCTGCTCCAAGAAAGCCCATTCCATCTTGGGCAGAAG GTAACAATCTACAGCAGATTATTATAAAGCAGTACTTCAACCCTCCTGACTTTGATGCTTTCTTTGGAACAATTGAGCCGCCCAAACTGGAGAACCTGTTTTACAAAAGCAAACCACGCTACTTTAAACGCACCAGCTCTGCTGTATGGCATTCACCCCCCAACGCAAACAAACACTGA
- the pgghg gene encoding protein-glucosylgalactosylhydroxylysine glucosidase isoform X1 produces MSGDPYTFTSDSLPADHRFLPPLANGLLGWRVYNSTMHMGSVYNGGRGECHRAEVPCPLAVTVDTEEVGQDSYTLDAHTGVFTHTLASPSVTIFQSFYSHRYHSNLMVMEILLVRHVTSEVAYTVNLSTSFTPQSKDIDFQASADYRGGSHIQGHTHTAEFPGGPCPMVHLIWTPIPSSLTLPPEQSQEHWCFIVVVADSLSVAETSFDEGLELMATGGLRSTHEAAWKELWLKSKVEVVGSERLLKAVIGCMFYLLSAFPSIRDPTDFFGGVSPGGLSNGSDAQDYWGHVFWDQEIWILPTVALFYPKLARAALEYRVRTIDGAKYNAQKQGYKGLKLAWQSAMSGREMCADDIYAEQEIHINGDIALAFQNYYYLTEDLTMFTDGQGSQLIWGVADYWVSRVTRSPDDQKYHLLGVMPPDEYYSNVNNSVYTNTVAKLSLQFAVLLADLLKHPAPKEWEDVADNLLINFDQQSRYHPEFEGYSKGYPVKQADTVMLSYPLGLPMSPEIRRNDLEVYEIVTDPHGPAMTWGMFAIGWLELGDAQKAQRLLEKCFRNIQGPFQVWSESSDGTGAVNFLTGMGGFLQAVVFGYSGFKVQKECLAFSPLLPDDLSELSICGVSYLGHQLDWLFRRDEVCVILREQEGSAASAKKCDLQVILKATGIKIPLTPGAPVTFPREPGFVCRLESSSFCWPF; encoded by the exons ATGTCTGGTGACCCTTACACCTTTACAAGTGATTCTCTCCCCGCCGACCACCGCTTCCTGCCTCCGCTTGCCAACGGGCTATTGGGATGGCGGGTGTACAACAGTACCATGCACATGGGCAGCGTGTACAATGGGGGACGGGGAGAATGCCACCGTGCCGAAGTTCCTTGTCCTCTAGCTGTGACGGTCGACACAGAGGAAGTTGGTCAAGACTCCTACACCCTAGATGCCCACACAG gtgttttcacacacacactggcctcACCCAGCGTAACAATCTTCCAGTCGTTCTACTCTCACCGCTACCACTCTAACCTGATGGTGATGGAGATTCTGTTGGTGCGCCATGTGACTTCGGAGGTGGCGTACACGGTGAATCTATCCACTTCCTTCACCCCTCAGAGCAAAGACATTGATTTTCAGGCTTCTGCTGACTACAGAGGTGGGAG CCACATtcaagggcacacacacaccgcagaGTTTCCAGGAGGCCCCTGTCCCATGGTTCACCTCATCTGGACCCCCATTCCCTCCAGCCTGACGCTACCACCTGAGCAAAGCCAGGAACACTGGTGCTTCATTGTGGTTGTGGCGGACTCTTTGAGCGTCGCAGAGACCAGTTTTGATGAGGGCCTCGAGCTGATGGCGACGGGTGGGCTGCGCAGCACTCACGAAGCAGCATGGAAGGAGCTGTGGCTGAAGAGCAAAGTGGAAGTTGTGGGGTCCGAGCGCCTCTTGAAAGCTGTGATCGGCTGCATGTTCTACCTCCTCAGTGCCTTTCCCTCCATCCGTGACCCAACCGACTTTTTTGGCGGCGTCAGTCCAGGTGGACTGTCGAATGGCTCGGACGCACAGGATTATTGGGGTCATGTCTTCTGGGACCAG GAGATCTGGATACTTCCCACAGTCGCTTTATTCTACCCCAAGCTGGCCCGTGCAGCACTGGAGTACAGGGTGCGGACTATCGACGGCGCAAAATACAATGCTCAAAAGCAGGGATACAAG GGGCTGAAGTTGGCCTGGCAGAGTGCCATGTCAGGGAGGGAGATGTGCGCTGATGATATTTACGCAGAACAAGAGATTCACATCAATGGAGATATCGCACTGGCCTTCCAGAATTATTACTACCTCACTGAG GATCTGACAATGTTCACAGACGGACAGGGGAGTCAACTGATATGGGGCGTGGCTGATTACTGGGTTTCCAGGGTAACCCGGAGCCCCGATGATCAGAAGTATCATCTCTTAG GTGTCATGCCACCAGATGAGTACTACTCCAATGTCAACAACTCTGTCTACACAAATACAGTGGCCAAATTAAG TCTGCAGTTTGCTGTGTTATTAGCTGATCTTCTCAAACATCCTGCACCAAAGGAATGGGAAGATGTCGCAGACAACCTCCTTATAAATTTTGACCAACAATCTCGATACCATCCTGAGTTTGAAGGCTATtctaaag GTTATCCAGTGAAACAGGCCGACACTGTGATGCTGAGCTATCCTCTTGGCCTGCCCATGTCACCTGAGATTAGAAGAAATGATCTTGAAGTGTATGAAATAGTAACTGATCCTCATGGACCAGCCATGACTTGG GGCATGTTTGCGATTGGTTGGCTGGAACTGGGAGATGCACAGAAAGCTCAGCGTTTGCTTGAGAAGTGCTTCAGAAACATTCAAGGACCGTTCCAG GTGTGGAGCGAGTCATCGGACGGTACGGGTGCAGTTAACTTTCTTACGGGCATGGGAGGATTCCTGCAAGCCGTTGTGTTCGGTTACAGCGGCTTCAA AGTTCAGAAGGAATGCTTGGCCTTTTCCCCACTTCTTCCCGATGACCTGAGTGAGCTCTCCATCTGTGGTGTCAGTTACTTGGGCCATCAGTTGGACTGGTTGTTTCGCAGAGATGAGGTGTGCGTCATACTGAGGGAGCAGGAAGGCAGTGCTGCCAGTGCGAAGAAGTGTGATCTGCAGGTGATCCTCAAGGCAACTGGGATTAAAATCCCTTTAACTCCAG GGGCACCAGTAACATTTCCACGAGAGCCTGGATTTGTTTGCAGACTTGAATCGTCGTCTTTCTGCTGGCCTTTCtaa
- the pgghg gene encoding protein-glucosylgalactosylhydroxylysine glucosidase isoform X2 produces the protein MHMGSVYNGGRGECHRAEVPCPLAVTVDTEEVGQDSYTLDAHTGVFTHTLASPSVTIFQSFYSHRYHSNLMVMEILLVRHVTSEVAYTVNLSTSFTPQSKDIDFQASADYRGGSHIQGHTHTAEFPGGPCPMVHLIWTPIPSSLTLPPEQSQEHWCFIVVVADSLSVAETSFDEGLELMATGGLRSTHEAAWKELWLKSKVEVVGSERLLKAVIGCMFYLLSAFPSIRDPTDFFGGVSPGGLSNGSDAQDYWGHVFWDQEIWILPTVALFYPKLARAALEYRVRTIDGAKYNAQKQGYKGLKLAWQSAMSGREMCADDIYAEQEIHINGDIALAFQNYYYLTEDLTMFTDGQGSQLIWGVADYWVSRVTRSPDDQKYHLLGVMPPDEYYSNVNNSVYTNTVAKLSLQFAVLLADLLKHPAPKEWEDVADNLLINFDQQSRYHPEFEGYSKGYPVKQADTVMLSYPLGLPMSPEIRRNDLEVYEIVTDPHGPAMTWGMFAIGWLELGDAQKAQRLLEKCFRNIQGPFQVWSESSDGTGAVNFLTGMGGFLQAVVFGYSGFKVQKECLAFSPLLPDDLSELSICGVSYLGHQLDWLFRRDEVCVILREQEGSAASAKKCDLQVILKATGIKIPLTPGAPVTFPREPGFVCRLESSSFCWPF, from the exons ATGCACATGGGCAGCGTGTACAATGGGGGACGGGGAGAATGCCACCGTGCCGAAGTTCCTTGTCCTCTAGCTGTGACGGTCGACACAGAGGAAGTTGGTCAAGACTCCTACACCCTAGATGCCCACACAG gtgttttcacacacacactggcctcACCCAGCGTAACAATCTTCCAGTCGTTCTACTCTCACCGCTACCACTCTAACCTGATGGTGATGGAGATTCTGTTGGTGCGCCATGTGACTTCGGAGGTGGCGTACACGGTGAATCTATCCACTTCCTTCACCCCTCAGAGCAAAGACATTGATTTTCAGGCTTCTGCTGACTACAGAGGTGGGAG CCACATtcaagggcacacacacaccgcagaGTTTCCAGGAGGCCCCTGTCCCATGGTTCACCTCATCTGGACCCCCATTCCCTCCAGCCTGACGCTACCACCTGAGCAAAGCCAGGAACACTGGTGCTTCATTGTGGTTGTGGCGGACTCTTTGAGCGTCGCAGAGACCAGTTTTGATGAGGGCCTCGAGCTGATGGCGACGGGTGGGCTGCGCAGCACTCACGAAGCAGCATGGAAGGAGCTGTGGCTGAAGAGCAAAGTGGAAGTTGTGGGGTCCGAGCGCCTCTTGAAAGCTGTGATCGGCTGCATGTTCTACCTCCTCAGTGCCTTTCCCTCCATCCGTGACCCAACCGACTTTTTTGGCGGCGTCAGTCCAGGTGGACTGTCGAATGGCTCGGACGCACAGGATTATTGGGGTCATGTCTTCTGGGACCAG GAGATCTGGATACTTCCCACAGTCGCTTTATTCTACCCCAAGCTGGCCCGTGCAGCACTGGAGTACAGGGTGCGGACTATCGACGGCGCAAAATACAATGCTCAAAAGCAGGGATACAAG GGGCTGAAGTTGGCCTGGCAGAGTGCCATGTCAGGGAGGGAGATGTGCGCTGATGATATTTACGCAGAACAAGAGATTCACATCAATGGAGATATCGCACTGGCCTTCCAGAATTATTACTACCTCACTGAG GATCTGACAATGTTCACAGACGGACAGGGGAGTCAACTGATATGGGGCGTGGCTGATTACTGGGTTTCCAGGGTAACCCGGAGCCCCGATGATCAGAAGTATCATCTCTTAG GTGTCATGCCACCAGATGAGTACTACTCCAATGTCAACAACTCTGTCTACACAAATACAGTGGCCAAATTAAG TCTGCAGTTTGCTGTGTTATTAGCTGATCTTCTCAAACATCCTGCACCAAAGGAATGGGAAGATGTCGCAGACAACCTCCTTATAAATTTTGACCAACAATCTCGATACCATCCTGAGTTTGAAGGCTATtctaaag GTTATCCAGTGAAACAGGCCGACACTGTGATGCTGAGCTATCCTCTTGGCCTGCCCATGTCACCTGAGATTAGAAGAAATGATCTTGAAGTGTATGAAATAGTAACTGATCCTCATGGACCAGCCATGACTTGG GGCATGTTTGCGATTGGTTGGCTGGAACTGGGAGATGCACAGAAAGCTCAGCGTTTGCTTGAGAAGTGCTTCAGAAACATTCAAGGACCGTTCCAG GTGTGGAGCGAGTCATCGGACGGTACGGGTGCAGTTAACTTTCTTACGGGCATGGGAGGATTCCTGCAAGCCGTTGTGTTCGGTTACAGCGGCTTCAA AGTTCAGAAGGAATGCTTGGCCTTTTCCCCACTTCTTCCCGATGACCTGAGTGAGCTCTCCATCTGTGGTGTCAGTTACTTGGGCCATCAGTTGGACTGGTTGTTTCGCAGAGATGAGGTGTGCGTCATACTGAGGGAGCAGGAAGGCAGTGCTGCCAGTGCGAAGAAGTGTGATCTGCAGGTGATCCTCAAGGCAACTGGGATTAAAATCCCTTTAACTCCAG GGGCACCAGTAACATTTCCACGAGAGCCTGGATTTGTTTGCAGACTTGAATCGTCGTCTTTCTGCTGGCCTTTCtaa